A segment of the Desulfovibrio sp. genome:
CGACCTTGACATCCGCCAGGGGGACTTCATAACCGTCATTGGGTCCAACGGCGCGGGCAAGTCCACAACGCTCAACTGCATTGCGGGCTCCTTCCTGCCGGACACGGGGCGCATCACCCTTGGAAGCCAGGACATCACCTCCTGGCCCGAATACAAGCGGGCCAGGTTCATTGGCCGGGTGTTCCAGGACCCGCTCATGGGCTCGGCGGCGTCGCTTTCCATCGAGGAGAACATGGCCCTGGCCGACCGGCGCGGCAAGCGGCGGGGCTTGTCGCCAGGGGTGAGAGCCCGCGACCGGGAACGTTTCCGCGAACTTCTCTCGCATATCGGGCTTGGCCTGGAGGACCGCCTCAAGGATAAAGCCGGGCTTCTCTCCGGCGGACAGCGCCAGTCCATGACCATGGTCATGGCCACCATGGTCCGCCCTGAAATCCTGTTGCTTGACGAGCACACGGCCGCCCTGGACCCGAAGACGGCCGGGCACGTGCTGGAACTGACCACCAGCATGGTGGAGACGCAAAAACTCACCACCCTGATGGTGACCCACAACATGAACCACGCCCTCAAGCTGGGCAACCGCCTGGTCATGATGCACCAGGGACAGGTGATATTGGATATCGAGGGCGAAGAGAAAAGCCGTTTCAGCGTTGAGGATCTGTTAGAGCGCTTCTTCAGTCTTCAGGGGGAAGCGTTTTCCTCGGATAAAATGCTTCTGGCGTAATCCGTGGCTGTTTCGGGACTGGCATTCCCCGAGACGGTACTCCGGATCCGGCGGGGCGCCGGATGAGCAGACCGCGGTGGGCGCGGGACGCTTTTCATTCAGAAGCGATTGGATTACCAACCAGCAACCAAGGAAGGTCTCCGATGGAACTCACTCTCTGCCTCATCAAGCCTGATGCCGTGAAACGCAACCTCGTGGGCGGCGTGCTCTACATGATCGAGAAGGCCGGGCTCAAGGTCGTGGCCATGAAGATGATCAAGCTCGACAAGCGCCTGGCCGAAGGCTTCTACCATGTGCACCAGGAGCGCCCCTTCTTCGGCGAGCTGACCGAGTACATGGCCTCCGGACCCATCGTGGCCGTGGTTCTGGCCGGCGACGACGCCATCAAGCGCTACCGCGACCTCATGGGCGCAACCGACCCCTCCCAGGCCGCCGACGGCACCATCCGCAAGGTGTACGCGGTATCCAAGCAGGAGAATTCCGTGCACGGCTCCGATGCCCCCGAAACCGCGGCCTTCGAGATTTCATACTTCTTCAACGCCATGGAACTTGTGGGATAACAACCAATGACAGCCACCGTCTCTTTCATCGGCACGGGCAACATGGGTGCGGCCCTCATAAAGGGCCTTGCGGGCGAGGGTTCCATTCGTCTGGTGGGCTTCGACCTGGACAGGGAGAAGCTGAACGTCCTGTGCGCACAGTGCTCGCTTTCAGCGGTGTCCACCATCAAGGAAGCCGTTTCCCAGGCCGACTATGTGGTCATGTGCGTGAAGCCCCAGCAGATGAAGACGGTGCTGGCCGAGGTTCAAGCCGCGCTTGATCCAAACAAGTGCATCATCTCCATCGCGGCCGGAGTCACACAGGCCCAGCTTGCCCAGTGGAGCGGCGGCGTATGCCCGGTAGTGCGGGTCATGCCCAACACCCCGGCCCTGGTTGGCAGCGGCGTCTCGGCCGTGTGTCTGGACGACCCCCAGTTGAACCAGGGACAGAAGGACATGATCCCCAGGATTCTCTCCTCGGTGGGGAGCGTGCATGTTCTTGAGGAAAAAGCCTTCGACGCCTTCACGGCCGTGGCCGGCAGCGGCCCGGCTTATGTCTTCTACTTCATGGAAGCTGTGATCGAGGCGGCTGTCCACGCCGGACTTGCCCGGCCTCAGGCCACGGACATCGTGGCCGAGCTGTTTCAGGGGTCGGTCAAGCTGGCCAAGGAGAGCCTGACCCATGTGAGCCTCTTGCGGGAGATGGTCACCTCGCCGGCCGGAACCACCATCGCGGCGCTCACGCATATGGACCGCCAGGCAGTGCGCGCGGCCATCGTGGATGCTGTGTTGGCCGCCAAGAAGCGCAGCGAGGAGCTGGCCGGCTAAACCCCATAGCACATCCGCCCTTCCCGGGGCCGGTCCTCTCGGATCGGCCCCTTTTTCGTATCCGGAGATTTATATGTTGAAGACACAATAGAAATCGCATTCCCACCCTCTCGGAGCCGAAACAAAAAAAAGAACCCCGCCGGACCTGATCCGGCGGGGTTCTTCTGACTGTTTGTAAGACAGTTAGGCAGTTTTGATCACGTTGGTGGCTTTCATGCCGCGTTCGCCCGTCACGGCATCGAAAACGACTTTCTCTCCTTCGCGCAAGGTGCGGAAGCCCTCGCCCTGGATGGAGGAATAGTGGACGAAGATATCATCCTCGCCATCGCGGGTGATGAAACCGTACCCCTTCTTGTCGCTGAACCACTTTACGGTGCCTTCCAGTGCCATAAGTCTCGCCCTCCTTGAAAATACTTCACGGCTTTTATTTCGGGCTTCGTGTGAAAAACGTCAAGCGCCCATAGGTAGGATTTCACGAAAAGGCGCACGCGAGAGTCGATAACAGTGCTTGAAATGATAAAACCATACCAATTCCGGCGACAAAGATCATCCTGAGCAGCGTTTTAAAGCGAAATATATCCCATTGTGAACCCGCAGGGCCCAACAACGGTTTTTCAACAGAGGTTCCAAAGTAGACAGCAGGACCACCCATGGATGCCCCGCACAGCCAGGCTGCGGCGGCCATGGGCCAGCCCGCGTTGGGGCTCGACATGGTCCGCGCATCCTGTTTGAACTTCAGTAACGCCTTGCCAGCGGGCAGCCTTAAAACGAAGCCGGACACTATCAGCGCATAAGCGGACAGCCTTGCCGGAATAAAGGCCAGCACATCGTCCGTGCGTGCCCCCGCCCAACCCAAATCGACAAAGCGTTCGGTTTTATATCCCCACATGGAGTCCATGGTGCTTACGCTTTTATAGAACCACAACAGTTGGGGACCGCCAAGAAAGAGATACGTAAGCGGCGCCACGAAGGCGTCGCAGAAGTTCTCGCTCACGGTTTCGGCCAGGGTGCGCCACAGGCCGGGTTCGTCCAGAACGGACGTGTCCCGGCTGACCAAAAAGGAGAGCTGACGGCGGGCCTCGTCCAGCTGCCCTGATTCAATGAGGTGCGATACGTTCCTGGCCTCGCGCAGGAGTTGGCCCAAGGCCAGGCCAGCGTAGGCGAAATAGAGGGAGAATAGCCAGCCGATGATCGGAAGTCTGGTCAGGAGCAACACCGCAAAGTAGGCGCCAAAACTGAGAAGTATGACCGCAAAAAGCCCGAAGAGGCGCTTTTGCATCGAAATCCGCCGGACCTGGAGGCTGGTTCGGGTCTCGGCTGACTTGTTGAGCTGGGAGGCGAGGGCGTCCTTTGCAGGGCTCCGCCCTGCACCCGCCGGGGGAAATGATTTCCCCCGGTCCCCCTCGCTGGGGGGAAAAAGAGAGTGGGAATACTTTTCCAGACGGTCCAGGGCGCGACCGATCAGCCGGACCGGATGCGGCCAGCCCTGAGGATCGCCCAGGGCCATGTCCAGGGCGAAGGCGATGAAAGGAAGTAGGAAGATGAAATCCATACGGCGAGGGGAGGATGCCCTCCCCTCGCCGGATCAGTCAAGTGAGCTTGCCCGCGTTCACACTGGAACAATGTGATGGTTCCGCGTGTATCGAACTCACCTCGGCACGGATGAACCGCTTGAACCGTAAACGTTCCGGTATCGGCTCTTACACACGCACAAACGTGACGAACGGCCCAGGCCGCTCGCCAGCCACGTCGATAAGATGCGTGGAGCACGAGATGCACGGGTCGTACGCACGCACCAGCATGGACAGCTTGAGCTCGATGTCCGCCTCTGAGAGCTTGGCCAGCCCCGGAGTCAGGGCCTCCATGTCGCGCTGGATGTTGGCGTGGTTCTGGTTGGTGGGGATAACGCAGTCCGCGTGCACCACGCGCCCCCGGTCGTCGTATTCGTAGGCGTGGAACAAGATGCCGCGCGGCACTTCCACGGCCCCCACCCCCTTGCCCGCCACTGGTTTGATCTGCGGCCTGGGTTCGTCGCGCACGCCCCGGGTGAGCAGCTTGTCGATAAGGCTTATGGAATCGTCCACGGAGTGCACGCATTCCACCATCTGGGCGATGGTGATCATGTAGGGGTTGTGGCAGGGAGCCTTCAATTTCAGCTTGCGTGCGGCTTCCTTGGCTCTGGGGGAAAGCATCTGGGAATTGACGTTGAAGCGGGCCAGGGCACCCACCATGTAGGTGTCCTCCGCTCCCCGGCACCATTTGGCCGTGGAGGTCGGGATCAGGTACTCCTTTGTCACGTTCAGGTAGAGCTGGGCCGGGCGCGGCTGGGCCTTGCTGGAGCCCACTTGCCCCCAATACAGGGCGTATTCGGTGGGGGAAATCAGGGCCACATATTCCGTGGGCCTGGCAAAAGCCGGCACCTTGTCAAGCACGGCGGCCAAGAGATCCACCACCGCATCCAGCTTGGGCCGAGTTTCTTCAAGGGATTGGCGCAGCTTTGCCAGCTCCGGGGCGGTGGGGACCTTGGCCATCCCCCCGGGGACGAACCGCTGCGGATGCGTGGTGCGTCCGCAGATCTGGGCGGAGAAGTCGTTGGCCACGCGTCTGGCGCCTATGAGCGTCAGCAGTTCCTTCCTATGGGTTGCGGCCAAAGGGATGACCGACGGCGCGCCAACGAAATCGGGCAATGCCAGATAGCCTATGTGCAGAAGGTGGCTCTGCAGATTTTCGGCGTGCAGGGCCAGCTTGCGAAGAATAAGCGTCTGTTCCGAGACCTGGACGCCCAGGGCGTCCTCCGTGGCCTGAAGGCTGGCCAACTGATGGCCTATGGAGCAGATGCCGCAGATTCGCGAGGTGATGTGGTGGATGTCCTCGAAGCTCTTGCCCAGGACCATGGCCTCAAAAAACCGTGGCGCCTCAGGGACTTCCCAGCGGCAAGACGTCACTTTACCCGACTCGTCTATCTCCGCGACAATGTTTCCGTGACCTTCCACCCTGGTGAGATGATGGACATTCACCCGCTTCGGCCCGCCCGGAACAGGAGCGGCCTTGCTCTCCTGCTTTACTTTCTGAGTCTTCGCCATGTCGTATACCTCGTGGCGGCCTGGCCGCCTGACTTCCGTTCACGCCCCCCCATTGAAGTTTTTTGGACGGGGGGCCTGGGGGGAGACCTTTTGTTCACAAAAGGTCTCCCCCCAGAATTATTCCTACAGCGGCGCGCTGGTGTCGCCCAGGAAGAAGCGCATCAGGTCCTGCACGTGCTTGCGGTCGAACCCGTGCTGGTCCATGACCTCGCGGGCGGCGTCCAGGTTGGCTGACGGGGCCAGCCCCCGGCATCCCCAGCACTGGGCTCCTTCGGTGACGCAGCAGGCGTTACATCCGGCCCGGGTGATGATGCCCAGGCACATGCGCCCCAGATGGTAGCGGCAGACGTTGCCGGCCTTCTTGCACTCGACGCACACCGGGTAGTCGGGCAGCCAGGGCACGCGGCCTAAGAGCATCTCCTTGACGATGCGTGCGAACTCACCCCTGTCTATGGGGCAGCCGTGGATCTCCACGTCCACCTTGACCACGGCCTTCAAGGGCCTGGCTTCGTAGGTGGGATACCAGCGGGCCCGGGTGCCGTAGACGTTCTCGGAATACACGTCGCGCCCCAGGAAGTTCTTGATGCAGTTGACCCCGCCGATGGTGGCGCAGGCCCCAAGGGCCACGAGCACCTTGGCATTGGCGCGTATCTCCTTGAGCCTGGCCTCGTCCTGGGGCCTGGTGATGGACCCTTCGACGAAGGCGATGTCGTAATTGTCCGAATGACCGGTGTGGACCTCGCGGAAGCTGACCACCTCGACATGTTCGAGGATGTCCAGGAGCTTTTCTTCCAGGTTGGCCACCTGGAGCTGGTCTCCCTCGCAACCCGCGAAATCGAAAAAGGCGATTTTGGGCTTGGCTGCCATGGGACCTCCTAGATGGCCTCTTCAAGGGTCTCGATGTCGGTGTAGGCGAACACTGGGCCGTCCACGCAGGTGGACAGGCCGTTTATCTGGCAGTGACCGCACTTGCCCAGGCCGCACTTCATCTTGCGTTCCAGCGACACGTAGATGCGCTCGCCCCTGATGCCCATGTCGCGGCATTCGGAAATGACGAAGCGGTACATGATGGGCGGGCCCACCATGGCCACGTACGTCTGGGACGGGTCCATCTCCACCTTGGGCAGAAGTGTGGTGATGACGCCCACGTTCCCGGTCCAGGCCGGGTCCGGCTGATCCACGGTTTCAAGCACTTCCACGTCCCCACGGGCCGAAATCTCGGCCAGTTGGTCCACGAAGATGCGTTCCTTGGGGTTCCTGGTGCCGATAAGAACCACGATCCGCCCGAACTCGTCGCGGTGGCGCAGCTGGTAGTGCAAAAGGCTGCGAAGCGGGATGTAGCCGAGCCCGCCCGCGATAAACAGGGTGTCCTGGCCAACGAACTTCTGAATGGGAAAGAACGAGCCGTATGGCCCGCGCACGCCCACCTTGGCTCCAACCTCCAGACGGTGCAGGGCCTCGGTGAGGGTTCCGGTGCGGCGAACGGCCAGCTCGAAGTTGCCGGACTGTTTAGTGGGGGGGGAACTGACCGAGAAGGGGGCCTCGCCCACGCCGAAGATGGAGAGCATGATGAACTGGCCCGGCCTGTGGGCCAGGATGCGCCCGTCGTCGAAGGCGAAGGTGAAGAGGGTGACGAAGTCCGAGAGTTTGGACTTCCCAACCAGTGTGGCGGGCTTTGGCACATAGGGGGAAAAGGATTTGGGCTTAGTCAGCATTGGCCTGGTCCTCCCAGAGTGCGTTGAAAACTTCGCGGGGGTTGGCGATACGGGCCGTGCAGGCTCTCACGCAGCGGCCGCAGCCTACGCAACCCAATTCACCGATCTTGTCGCTTATGTATTTGCCTTTTCGCATGTAGCGGTGGCGGTACCGCTCCAAAGCCTTTGTCCTGAAGTTATGGCCTCCGGCCACGGTGGCGAAGTTCACCAGCATGCAGCCGTCCCATTCGCGGAAACGCCTGCCCGTCTTGAGGGTTTCGTCCGCTTCCTCGGAGACGTTGAAGCAGTAGCAGGTGGGGCAGACCACGTTGCAGGAACCGCAGGCCAGGCACAGTTCCGCTTTTTCCCGCCAAACGCCTGCGTTCCACCCCTTTTCCATAAGCTTCGGGGTGTGACGCCAATCGAAGTTCAAACGGTTGGACCGGGAGAGATCCATGACCTTCTGGTGGGCCTTGCGGGCCGCCTCCCTGTCACCGGCCGTGGCGGCAGGGAGAGGGCCGCGGGCCAGCAGGAGTTCCTCGCCTTTGACCGACCCCACTTCCACCATGAAGTTGGCCGGGCTTATGCGGGTGAAGTGAAGGTCGTAGCCGTGGCTGACCACATCCGCGCCGATGGTGGACCAGAAGGCGGTGTCCGCAACCCGTTGGGGCTCCATGGCCATGACCACGGTAGCCTCGCGCCGGGCCATGTAGTTGCGGTCCGGGGCACCGGCCTCCATGAGCTGGTCGAGCTGGTTCACGGCGCGAACATCGTAGGGGTGGACCCCGAAGAGGATCTGCTTGGGGTCTTCAAAGACCGCCTGGGCCTCGTAACTGGCCAGATCGAAGGTGAGGAGATCTTCGCTTGGAGGGAGAAAATAGCGTTTGAGAGTGTTGTAGGCCAGGTCGTAATCGAAGGCGATCTCCGTGCCTTCGCGCCACGGAGCGAAGTCGTAATGGCCTCCTTCGGCGGCCACCGGGACGTACACGTCATATTCCTTCCGCCACCAGGCCATGAGCGGCGGAAGTTGTTCCATGTGGAGGCAATAGGCTGTCATCATTCCTCCGGTTGGGGCGGTCCCTTACAGGGCCGCCGGGCTGGGTATGGCAGGATGGACCTGTGTAGCGGTCTTCGCCAGAAGCGGCAAGCGGAGTGAAAAAAATAACGAATGAATTCGAGCGGGAAGATGGGCTCTGGCGCTTGCCAACCCTGGTATGACGCATGATACAGGTTTAGTAACCGTCATGAACGCAGGGTCCGCATCAATACCATGCTCACCAGGATTCAGATAAAGCTCAAACGTCTGGCCGCCGTAGTACCCGTTCTGGCGGGCGCTTTGGCCATTACCGCGCTCTTGAGCCTGATCGCCTGGGCGCTCTTGCCCTACGCCCCCCCCGGACTGAACGACTTTGTCGCCAACTTCGCCAACGAAGGTTTCGAGGCCCACAAGAACGAACTGAAAAACTGGTTCGACGGCTTTGGCGATAGCGCTTTCTGGATGTTCCTGGGCTTGCAGTTCCTGCAGGTCATGGTGGCGCCCATTCCAGGGCAGCTGATCGGCATCACCGGAGGATTCGTCTTCGGTTTTTGGAAAGGGTTGTGCCTAAACGTTGCCGGAAACATGCTCGGTTCTTTCACAGCGATGCTCATGACACGCTTTCTGGGCGAAAAAGTGATGCGACCCTTTGTCCCGGCCTCGATACAGGAAAGATTCGATGGCGCAGTCTCGCGCGGGGGCCTCGAGAATTTTTTCATGCTCTTTCTGCTCCCGGGAACGCCCAAGGACTCGATTTGTTTTATGGCCGGGCTGACCAGACTCAATCTCTGGGCCCTTCTCGGGGTGAACACCCTGGGCAGGTTGCCGGGCCTGGCAGTGCTCACTTTCACCGGGGCCGGACTCGACTACGACTTGGCCACGGTGCAATGGGTCTTTTCGGCTGGCCTGGCCCTGGCCTTCGTCGTGTGGCTCTTCGACGAGGAGTTGAAGGAGCGCCTGAGGCGCTTGGGAGCATAGGGCAAGAAAAAGGCCGGGACGCAGCAGCAACCCGGCCTTGGCTTGTTCAAGCTTCGAGCAATTCAGGAGCTGAGTGAGCGGATAGCCCCCTGGAGTTCACTGGCCAGGCGCGACAGGGCTTCGACTCCGCCCGCGGCCCCGGTCATTTCCTGGGCGGTCTCCATGGAGACCCTGCGCACGTCTTCCACGGCGCGTGCGATCTCGTCGCTGGCGGCGGATTGTTCCTCGGCCGCGGCCGCAATGGAGCGCACCTGATCGGAGGTGGCCACCACCAAGGCAACGATCTGTTCCAGAGACTTTCCCGACTCTCCGGCGAGGGAAGTGGCCCTCTCCACGGCCTGGGCCGCCTGGCCCGTGCCGTTTATGCTTTCACGCACCCCGCTCTGGATGGCGCCTATGGATTCGCCCACTTCCTTGGTGGCGGTCATGGTTTTCTCAGCGAGCTTTCGCACCTCGTCCGCCACCACGGCAAAGCCGCGTCCGGCTTCGCCGGCACGGGCGGCCTCGATGGCAGCGTTCAGGGCCAAAAGGTTGGTCTGGTCAGCGATGTCGGAGATGACACCCATGATGCGCCCGATTGCCTCGGCCTGGCCAGAGAGCCCATCCATGCTGTTCTTGAGGGTGGCGGTGAGTTTCTCCACTTGGCGGATGGCCTCCACGGACCTCTCCACCACCTTCTCGCCCTCCAGGGCCTGGGCCTGGGCTTCACCCGCACGCTCCGCGGCGCTGCCGGCGTTTCGGGCCACTTCCAGTACGGTGGAATTCATCTGCTCCATGGCGGTGGCGGTTTCCTCGGTGCGTTTGCTTTGAAGCTCCGCTCCCCTGTTGGCTGCCTCCACCTGCGAGGCCAGGGCATTGCTGGTCTGGGCCAGGCTGGCCGATATTTCCTCGACCATTCTCACGGCGTTCAAGATGCTCTCACCTTGGCAGGTGATCTGCTCCTCCTTGCGCCGGATTTCGGTGTAATCCAGATACATGCACAGGCCGCCGCTGACCTTGCCGTCCAGGTCGTGCAGCGGGGAAAGCGCCGCCTGTATGAAGCGGGTGTTGTTCTTTAGGTTCTTGAACTCCACATCCCGCACCACTCCTTCGTTCTTTTCCATAATGTCCACGATGAGGGCCTTACGGTTGCGGTCGCCGTAAAAGAACTCGGAGAAGAACATGCCGACGTAGTCCGAGGGCTTGCCATCGCGCTCCAGCATGTCGAGCGCCATCTGGTTGCAGAAGGTGAGATGGCCCTTGATGTCCACCAGGGCGTAAGGGATGAGCACTGCCTCGGTGAAGCCGCGCCAGTTGCCGATGGTGAGTTTGAGCTGGCTCAGTATGGCTTGGAGCGAATCCTCCAGGGCACCGATCTCCGCCACTTGGCACGATGGCAGTTCCACCTTGAAGTTGCCCTTGGCCACTTCAAGGAGGCATGAATTCACCGCGGAGAGGGTTTGGGAGACCCCTGCAAACAAGAACAGACCCAGTCCCAATCCCAGGGCCAACCCCGCTCCCCCGGCGGCAAGAGAGGCCGACATCCCGCTCAAACCCAAAATCTTTTCCGCCAGGACAAGACAGGCCAGGGTCAACAAGGGCAGAGCGCAGCCCAAAAGCAACGCCCTGGCGCGAATGGAAAGAGCTGAAGTCATAGCAACACCTCGTGGAGCTTTCTTATGGCCGGGAGGTACACCCCGGCGGGGATGTCATACGAAGCAATAGAGTACACTTTCAGCTTAAAAAAAAGAAAAAAAATGCTGAAAAGCCCAATTTGGGGGTCCAATGGTTCCGCCCAAGGATCAAATGGATTGGCCGGGCAGCCCATTCGTGGTTCGCAGAGCTTCGTAAAGCAGGACGGAAGCAGCATTGGCAATGTTGAGCGAGCGAACGCATCCCCAAATGGGAATACGTACCATGTTTGTCTGCCCTATGATGAGCTCTTCGGGAAGCCCCGTGCTCTCGGAGCCGAAAACTATGGCGTCGTCCGGGGTATAACGAAACTGGTGGTACTGCGTGCCCAGCATGCCCCTGTTGCCCGACGAGGTGAACACCAGCCGCGCAGGCGAAGCGCCTTCCAGATAGTCGCTCCAACCGGGCCAGACCGAAAGTTTCACATGTGGCCAGTAGTCCAGGCCGGCGCGTTTGAGATAGCGGTCCGTGAGCTTGAAGCCCAGTGGCTCAATCAGGTGCAGGGGAGTGTCCGTAGCCGCGCAGAGCCTGGCGATGGACCCGGTGTTCTGGGGAATCTCTGGGGAATGAAGTACTATGTTTATCATAACGAAAGCCCCGCTGGCGCGGGGCTTAGGGGCTTTCGGTGGTGGGCGGTCGGGGATTTGAACCCCGGACTTCCACCGTGTGAAGATGGCACTCTAACCGCTGAGTTAACCGCCCGTCGGCGTGAATAGGTAAATCCCACCTCCTTGGCAAGCACTTTTTTACACATTGATTCCATTCCCGGTTTGAGGCAGGAAGACCCCGGGGCTTTCCCCCACATCACGCTCCAAGAAGGTCTATCCATGCGACTTCTCGTAACCGGCGGGTGCGGATTCATCGGCACCAACTTCGTGTACATGATGCTTAAGAAGCATCCGGACATGGTCATCGTCAACTTAGACAAGCTGACCTACGCCGGAAACCGCTTCAACCTGCTGCCCATTGAACAAAGCCTTGGCGGAAAGCGCTATCATTTCGTGCATGGCGATATCGCCAACGCCGAACTGGTGGCCCATATCATCACCGACCACAAGATCGACGCGGTAGTAAACTTTGCGGCCGAATCCCACGTGGACCGCTCCATCGCGGACTGCAACCCCTTCATACTGACCAACGTCCTTGGCACCCAGGTGCTTTTGGACACCGCCCGCCGCCTGGGCATACCCAAATTCGTGCACGTATCCACGGATGAGGTTTACGGAACCCTAGGCCCCGAAGGCAAATTCACCGAACAGACCCCGCTGGCGCCAAACAGCCCCTACTCCGCCTCCAAGGCCTCGGCGGACATGCTGTGCCGCGCCTTTTTCGAAACATACGACTTCCCGGTGACCATCACCCGCTGTTCCAACAACTACGGGCCCTTCCAGTTCCCGGAAAAGCTTATTCCACTGATGATCATGAAGGCATCGCGGGGTGAATCCCTGCCCGTGTACGGCGACGGCATGAACGTTCGCGACTGGATATTCGTCACCGACCACTGCCGCGGCGTGGAGCTGACCCTTCTTTCCGGCAAGCCTGGCCAGGCCTACAACTTCGGAGGCAATGCGGAAAAACCCAACATTGAAGTGGTCAAAACCATCCTCAAAGCCCTGGGGCAGCCCGAAGACCTGATCTCCTACGTCAAGGACCGCCCCGGACACGACCGCCGCTACGCCATGGACTACTCCCTGGCTGCGCGCGAGCTTGGCTTCGAACCCGAGTACACCTTCGAACGCGGCATCGCCGAGACCCTGGAGTGGTACAAGGCCAATACCTCCTGGATGGAACAGGTCCAGAGCGGAGCCTACCTCACCTTCATGGACAAATGGTACGAGGAACGCCAGTGAGCAGCCGCGTCACCGTGCTGGGCGGGCGGACCGGGCTTCTGGGAGTTCCCCTGGCCCGGGCCTTCGATGCCGAGGGTTTTGAGACCGAACCTCTGGGCCGTGCCGACTTGGACATCTGCGACCCGGTGGCAATGAGCAAATACCTGGACGAATTTCGTCCGGACTGGCTGGTCAACGCCGTGGCCTACACCGCCGTGGATCTGGCCGAGGACGAACCACAGGAGGCAGCGCGCTTAAACAAAACCCTTCCCGCCATGCTTGGCAGGCTCTGCGCCGACAGGGGAATAGGGCTTTTGCACTTCAGCACGGATTTCGTATTCAACGGGAAAAAGAGCACTCCCTATACCGAGGACGACCCTGTGGGGCCTGAGAGCGTTTACGGGCAGTCCAAACTCGATGGCGAAAAAGCCCTTATGGCCCTTGCCCTGCCGCGCCTGATCATCGCCCGGGTGGCCTGGCTTTTCGGACCGGGCAAGAAGAATTTCGTGCGCACCATCCTGAACCTCGCCAAGGACCGCAGCGAGCTCAAGGTGGTGCACGACCAGATCGGCTCTCCATCCTACACCCTGGACCTGGCCGACTATTCCGTGGCCCTGGTGAAGGCCGGAACACCCGGACTCTTCCATCTGGCCAACGCGGGCCGGGCCAGCTGGTGCCAACTGGCCAGCGAAGCAGTGGCCGCGGCCGGGTACGAGTGCCAGGTGCTGCCCATCACCAGCGCCGACTATCCCCTAAAAGCCACGCGCCCTGCCTACTCCGTACTGGACACCACCAAGTTCTCCGAGGCCACCGGGGTCGCGCCCAGACCCTGGCTGCAGGCCCTGCGCGAATACGTGTACGCCGAGCTGGAACCCGGCGAAGCCGAATAATTCGTCCCCATATTGTTCAATACAAAGGCCGTGGAAAACGTTTTCCACGGCCTTTCTTGTTAACGAATGCGGGCCTGTCCTCCTGAAAGCACCACCTAAGCGTCAGGCCTGCTTAACCCCCAACATCTTGTTCATTAGTAATCTGCGGCTTTCTTGGGCAACGTCGCCACCCACAGCCTGGGGATTTCCCGGGTCGGGCGTATGCCCAGTACCG
Coding sequences within it:
- a CDS encoding FAD/NAD(P)-binding protein yields the protein MLTKPKSFSPYVPKPATLVGKSKLSDFVTLFTFAFDDGRILAHRPGQFIMLSIFGVGEAPFSVSSPPTKQSGNFELAVRRTGTLTEALHRLEVGAKVGVRGPYGSFFPIQKFVGQDTLFIAGGLGYIPLRSLLHYQLRHRDEFGRIVVLIGTRNPKERIFVDQLAEISARGDVEVLETVDQPDPAWTGNVGVITTLLPKVEMDPSQTYVAMVGPPIMYRFVISECRDMGIRGERIYVSLERKMKCGLGKCGHCQINGLSTCVDGPVFAYTDIETLEEAI
- a CDS encoding cold shock domain-containing protein, producing the protein MALEGTVKWFSDKKGYGFITRDGEDDIFVHYSSIQGEGFRTLREGEKVVFDAVTGERGMKATNVIKTA
- a CDS encoding Ni/Fe hydrogenase subunit alpha, with the translated sequence MAKTQKVKQESKAAPVPGGPKRVNVHHLTRVEGHGNIVAEIDESGKVTSCRWEVPEAPRFFEAMVLGKSFEDIHHITSRICGICSIGHQLASLQATEDALGVQVSEQTLILRKLALHAENLQSHLLHIGYLALPDFVGAPSVIPLAATHRKELLTLIGARRVANDFSAQICGRTTHPQRFVPGGMAKVPTAPELAKLRQSLEETRPKLDAVVDLLAAVLDKVPAFARPTEYVALISPTEYALYWGQVGSSKAQPRPAQLYLNVTKEYLIPTSTAKWCRGAEDTYMVGALARFNVNSQMLSPRAKEAARKLKLKAPCHNPYMITIAQMVECVHSVDDSISLIDKLLTRGVRDEPRPQIKPVAGKGVGAVEVPRGILFHAYEYDDRGRVVHADCVIPTNQNHANIQRDMEALTPGLAKLSEADIELKLSMLVRAYDPCISCSTHLIDVAGERPGPFVTFVRV
- a CDS encoding cobalamin biosynthesis protein translates to MDFIFLLPFIAFALDMALGDPQGWPHPVRLIGRALDRLEKYSHSLFPPSEGDRGKSFPPAGAGRSPAKDALASQLNKSAETRTSLQVRRISMQKRLFGLFAVILLSFGAYFAVLLLTRLPIIGWLFSLYFAYAGLALGQLLREARNVSHLIESGQLDEARRQLSFLVSRDTSVLDEPGLWRTLAETVSENFCDAFVAPLTYLFLGGPQLLWFYKSVSTMDSMWGYKTERFVDLGWAGARTDDVLAFIPARLSAYALIVSGFVLRLPAGKALLKFKQDARTMSSPNAGWPMAAAAWLCGASMGGPAVYFGTSVEKPLLGPAGSQWDIFRFKTLLRMIFVAGIGMVLSFQALLSTLACAFS
- the proC gene encoding pyrroline-5-carboxylate reductase; translated protein: MTATVSFIGTGNMGAALIKGLAGEGSIRLVGFDLDREKLNVLCAQCSLSAVSTIKEAVSQADYVVMCVKPQQMKTVLAEVQAALDPNKCIISIAAGVTQAQLAQWSGGVCPVVRVMPNTPALVGSGVSAVCLDDPQLNQGQKDMIPRILSSVGSVHVLEEKAFDAFTAVAGSGPAYVFYFMEAVIEAAVHAGLARPQATDIVAELFQGSVKLAKESLTHVSLLREMVTSPAGTTIAALTHMDRQAVRAAIVDAVLAAKKRSEELAG
- a CDS encoding ABC transporter ATP-binding protein; its protein translation is MLTLSGITKCFHRGSVNEVMALNGIDLDIRQGDFITVIGSNGAGKSTTLNCIAGSFLPDTGRITLGSQDITSWPEYKRARFIGRVFQDPLMGSAASLSIEENMALADRRGKRRGLSPGVRARDRERFRELLSHIGLGLEDRLKDKAGLLSGGQRQSMTMVMATMVRPEILLLDEHTAALDPKTAGHVLELTTSMVETQKLTTLMVTHNMNHALKLGNRLVMMHQGQVILDIEGEEKSRFSVEDLLERFFSLQGEAFSSDKMLLA
- the ndk gene encoding nucleoside-diphosphate kinase, which codes for MELTLCLIKPDAVKRNLVGGVLYMIEKAGLKVVAMKMIKLDKRLAEGFYHVHQERPFFGELTEYMASGPIVAVVLAGDDAIKRYRDLMGATDPSQAADGTIRKVYAVSKQENSVHGSDAPETAAFEISYFFNAMELVG
- a CDS encoding NADH:ubiquinone oxidoreductase; amino-acid sequence: MAAKPKIAFFDFAGCEGDQLQVANLEEKLLDILEHVEVVSFREVHTGHSDNYDIAFVEGSITRPQDEARLKEIRANAKVLVALGACATIGGVNCIKNFLGRDVYSENVYGTRARWYPTYEARPLKAVVKVDVEIHGCPIDRGEFARIVKEMLLGRVPWLPDYPVCVECKKAGNVCRYHLGRMCLGIITRAGCNACCVTEGAQCWGCRGLAPSANLDAAREVMDQHGFDRKHVQDLMRFFLGDTSAPL